A stretch of Brachyhypopomus gauderio isolate BG-103 chromosome 3, BGAUD_0.2, whole genome shotgun sequence DNA encodes these proteins:
- the thbs4a gene encoding thrombospondin-4a produces the protein MVLWTNVLISLQVALHTFYTVNAQGIVYDLLVSSECLPDLLQGGLKTKNVNDVFVLTTFQLLNKAPTHVFRIYNPSDNSDYFDFTVHGKINKVSLKYLKSNGKMGSANFAKVPLADGRPHHIMLHFSGMKHGSPSMALYVDCRLVEIVEDLPAAFKILPPGTNRVALKTMPVTSQDRLSDLKIVLDESIENVVELQDCTVQQGESLQMLGITSKLEPGPMTELLRMVQELKEKMDLQMRETASLRKILMECVPCEGPKEARVVSASKCAPGVCFQQSSCTETEQGVACAPCPQGYTGDGVHCDDVDECQLNPCFPGVRCINTVPGFRCDPCPRGYIGPPVQGVGIGYAQTHKQVCNDIDECQSWNNGGCTPNSHCHNTVGSFRCGACKPGFTGDQLTGCNPKADKNGQSSSSVTAGPAPLSGRLCGNGQPNPCDANAECVVERDGSISCVCNVGWAGNGHVCGKDVDIDAYPDRKLQCQDANCKKDNCMYVPNSGQEDADGDGKGDSCDEDADNDGILNEKDNCWLTPNLDQKNTDEDLHGDACDNCVTVKNPDQRDTDQDGLGDACDDDMDGDGLKNILDNCQRVPNTDQLDRDSDGVGDACDSCPEVPNPNQSDVDDDLVGDTCDTNIDSDGDGHQNSKDNCPTIINSSQLDTDKDGRGDECDDDDDNDGILDDKDNCRLVANQDQADANNDGVGDACTGDFDQDHVIDRIDTCPENAEVTLTDFRAYQTVVLDPEGEAQIDPNWVVLNQGMEIVQTMNSDPGLAVGYTAFSGVDFEGTFHVNTATDDDYAGFIFGYQDSSSFYVVMWKQTEQTYWQAVPFRAVAEPGIQLKAVKSSTGPGEFLRNSLWHTGDTKDQVRLLWKDLRNVGWKDKVSYRWNLQHRPQVGYIRVRFYEGASPVADSGVVIDTSMRGGRLGVFCFSQENIIWSNLRYRCNDTIPVDYEDYNSQLITS, from the exons ATGGTTTTGTGGACAAATGTTTTGATCAGTTTACAGGTGGCTCTGCACACATTTTATACAGTGAATGCACAAGGAATTG TGTATGATCTCCTGGTGTCGTCAGAGTGTTTGCCTGATCTCCTGCAAGGGGGACTTAAGACCAAGAATGTGAACGATGTTTTTGTCCTGACCACGTTCCAGCTCCTCAACAAAGCTCCAACACATGTCTTTCGCATTTACAACCCTTCAGATAACAGCGATTATTTTGATTTCACCGTGCACGGGAAAATCAACAAAG tgtctctgAAGTACCTGAAAAGCAATGGAAAGATGGGCAGTGCCAACTTCGCTAAGGTGCCCCTGGCCGATGGTCGCCCGCACCATATCATGCTGCACTTCAGCGGTATGAAGCACGGTTCTCCCAGCATGGCCCTGTATGTGGACTGCAGActggtggagatagtggaggacCTCCCAGCAGCATTCAAGATACTTCCTCCTGGTACCAACAGAGTGGCACTAAAAACGATGCCCGTTACTTCACAG GATCGCCTGTCAGACCTTAAGATAGTGCTAGATGAGTCCATAGAGAACGTGGTGGAACTTCAAGACTGTACTGTCCAGCAGGGTGAATCACTCCAGATGCTGG GAATCACATCGAAGTTGGAACCGGGCCCCATGACTGAACTTTTAAGGATGGTCCAAGAACTGAAAGAGAAGATGGACCTGCAG ATGCGGGAAACTGCCAGCCTGAGGAAAATTCTTATGGAGTGTGTTCCTTGTG AGGGACCCAAAGAAGCGCGAGTCGTGAGCGCGTCCAAATGCGCGCCTGGAGTCTGCTTCCAGCAAAGCTCGTGCACCGAGACAGAGCAGGGTGTCGCGTGCGCGCCGTGCCCACAGGGCTACACTGGAGACGGAGTCCACTGTGACGACGTGGACGAG tgtcagCTCAACCCTTGTTTCCCTGGCGTGCGATGTATCAACACAGTTCCAGGGTTCAGGTGTGACCCCTGCCCCAGAGGGTATATCGGACCCCCGGTGCAAGGGGTGGGCATTGGCTATGCCCAGACCCACAAGCAG GTTTGCAACGACATAGATGAATGTCAAAGCTGGAATAATGGGGGGTGCACCCCTAACTCCCACTGCCACAACACAGTG GGTTCGTTCCGCTGTGGAGCATGTAAGCCTGGGTTCACTGGAGACCAACTGACGGGCTGTAATCCAAAAGCGGACAAGAACGGACAGAGTTCCAGCTCCGTCACCGCAGGCCCCGCTCCGCTCTCTGGAAGGCTGTGCGGGAACGGTCAGCCCAACCCGTGTGACGCCAACGCAGAGTGCGTGGTAGAGCGAGACGGAAGCATCAGCTGTGTG TGCAACGTCGGCTGGGCAGGCAATGGCCACGTGTGCGGGAAGGACGTTGACATCGATGCCTACCCTGACAGGAAGCTTCAGTGTCAGGATGCAAACTGCAAAAAG GACAACTGCATGTACGTGCCTAATTCCGGCCAGGAGGACGCGGATGGAGATGGCAAAGGAGACTCCTGTGATGAAGATGCAGACAACGATGGCATCCTCAACGAGAAG GACAACTGCTGGTTGACCCCGAACTTAGACCAGAAGAACACGGATGAGGACCTTCACGGTGACGCCTGTGACAACTGCGTGACAGTGAAGAATCCCGACCAGCGGGACACGGACCAGGATGGACTAGGCGACGCTTGTGATGATGACATGGATGGTGACG GTTTGAAGAATATTTTGGATAACTGCCAGAGAGTCCCCAACACTGATCAGCTGGACAGAGATAGTGATGGTGTTGGAGATGCTTGTGACAGTTGCCCTGAAGTACCCAATCCCAACCAG TCTGACGTTGATGATGATCTTGTTGGAGACACATGCGACACTAACATTGACAG TGATGGGGACGGACACCAGAACTCCAAGGACAACTGTCCAACAATCATCAACAGCTCTCAGCTGGACACGGACAAGGATGGGCGTGGGGACGAGtgtgacgatgatgatgataacgACGGCATCCTAGATGATAAAGACAACTGCAGACTGGTGGCAAACCAAGATCAGGCAGATGCAAACA ACGATGGGGTGGGTGATGCTTGCACTGGAGACTTCGACCAGGACCATGTGATTGACAGGATCGACACTTGTCCTGAGAACGCCGAGGTCACACTGACAGACTTCAGAGCCTATCAGACCGTAGTGCTGGATCCCGAGGGCGAGGCCCAGATTGACCCCAACTGGGTCGTCCTCAATCAGGGAATGGAGATAGTTCAGACGATGAACAGTGACCCAGGCCTCGCAGTAG GCTACACGGCTTTCAGCGGGGTCGACTTTGAGGGCACGTTCCACGTGAACACGGCGACTGACGATGACTACGCCGGCTTCATCTTCGGCTACCAGGACTCGTCCAGCTTCTACGTGGTGATGTGGAAGCAGACGGAGCAGACCTACTGGCAGGCCGTGCCCTTCCGCGCAGTGGCAGAACCCGGCATCCAGCTCAAG GCTGTGAAATCCAGCACTGGACCTGGGGAGTTTTTGAGGAATTCTCTGTGGCACACCGGAGATACCAAGGACCAAGTGCGCCTGCTGTGGAAAGACCTTCGTAACGTGGGCTGGAAGGACAAGGTCTCCTACCGGTGGAATCTACAGCATCGACCTCAAGTGGGATACATCAG GGTACGCTTTTATGAAGGTGCCAGCCCGGTGGCTGACTCCGGTGTGGTTATTGACACCAGCATGAGGGGCGGACGTCTTGGCGTGTTCTGTTTCTCCCAGGAGAACATCATCTGGTCCAATCTGAGATATCGTTGCAACG ACACTATCCCTGTGGACTACGAAGACTACAACTCCCAGCTCATTACCAGTTaa
- the mtx3 gene encoding metaxin-3 isoform X1, whose product MAASMELLCWGGDWDLPSVHTESLIVLAYAKFAGAKLTVKPVDWTWRTITATIPQLNHEGSSVTEPTQILNFLRKNRFNADYELSATQGADTLAYVALLEEKLRPALLHTFWVDAENYAALTKPWFSARSPFPLSLFVPARQASVALSRILLTKAEAPLHSLTEVEGKIYSEAKECLNLLSHRLGTSLYFFGNTPTSLDAFVFGYLAPLHKASLPSGQLQLHLKQLHNLCHFCNAILHNHFTDPGSGPPPASQDAIDANLQKLTQLVNKESNLIEKMDDNLRSSPQHRPSRTHRPEPKPSFETAGRNSTPA is encoded by the exons ATGGCGGCATCCATGGAACTGCTTTGCTGGGGCGGCGATTGGGACTTGCCGTCTGTGCACACAGAGTCTCTGATTGTTCTG GCATATGCAAAATTTGCTGGTGCCAAACTTACTGTGAAGCCCGTGGACTGGACGTGGAGGACTATCACTG CCACAATTCCACAGCTGAACCACGAGGGCTCTTCAGTGACCGAACCTACACAAATTCTGAACTTCCTtagaaaaaat AGATTCAACGCGGACTACGAGCTGTCGGCCACGCAGGGCGCGGACACCCTGGCGTACGTCGCCCTTCTGGAGGAGAAGCTGCGGCCTGCTCTG ctcCACACCTTCTGGGTGGATGCAGAGAACTATGCCGCCCTGACGAAGCCGTGGTTCTCCGCACGCTCTCCGTTCCCGCTCAGTCTCTTTGTGCCAGCGCGACAGGCCAGCGTTGCTCTCTCCAGGATCCTGCTGACCAAGGCAGAGGCTCCACTGCACTCCCTCACGGAGGTAGAAGGGAAG ATCTACAGTGAAGCCAAGGAGTGTCTGAACTTGCTGTCCCACAGGCTTGGCACCTCACTGTACTTTTTTGGAAATAC GCCGACCAGTTTGGATGCTTTTGTTTTTGGCTATTTGGCTCCACTCCATAAAGCCAGTCTGCCGAGCGGTCAGCTTCAGCTGCACCTGAAACAGCTGCATAACCTCTGCCACTTCTGCAACGCCATCCTCCACAACCACTTCACTGATCCTGGATCTG GCCCTCCTCCCGCTAGTCAAGACGCAATCGATGCAAACCTCCAGAAACTCACGCAGCTTGTTAACAAAGAGTCCAACCTTATTGAAAAG ATGGACGATAACTTGCGAAGCAGCCCACAACACAGGCCAAGCAGAACCCACAGACCTGAACCCAAACCTTCATTCGAGACCGCCGGGAGGAACTCCACCCCTGCCTGA
- the mtx3 gene encoding metaxin-3 isoform X2 translates to MAASMELLCWGGDWDLPSVHTESLIVLAYAKFAGAKLTVKPVDWTWRTITATIPQLNHEGSSVTEPTQILNFLRKNRFNADYELSATQGADTLAYVALLEEKLRPALLHTFWVDAENYAALTKPWFSARSPFPLSLFVPARQASVALSRILLTKAEAPLHSLTEVEGKIYSEAKECLNLLSHRLGTSLYFFGNTPTSLDAFVFGYLAPLHKASLPSGQLQLHLKQLHNLCHFCNAILHNHFTDPGSDGR, encoded by the exons ATGGCGGCATCCATGGAACTGCTTTGCTGGGGCGGCGATTGGGACTTGCCGTCTGTGCACACAGAGTCTCTGATTGTTCTG GCATATGCAAAATTTGCTGGTGCCAAACTTACTGTGAAGCCCGTGGACTGGACGTGGAGGACTATCACTG CCACAATTCCACAGCTGAACCACGAGGGCTCTTCAGTGACCGAACCTACACAAATTCTGAACTTCCTtagaaaaaat AGATTCAACGCGGACTACGAGCTGTCGGCCACGCAGGGCGCGGACACCCTGGCGTACGTCGCCCTTCTGGAGGAGAAGCTGCGGCCTGCTCTG ctcCACACCTTCTGGGTGGATGCAGAGAACTATGCCGCCCTGACGAAGCCGTGGTTCTCCGCACGCTCTCCGTTCCCGCTCAGTCTCTTTGTGCCAGCGCGACAGGCCAGCGTTGCTCTCTCCAGGATCCTGCTGACCAAGGCAGAGGCTCCACTGCACTCCCTCACGGAGGTAGAAGGGAAG ATCTACAGTGAAGCCAAGGAGTGTCTGAACTTGCTGTCCCACAGGCTTGGCACCTCACTGTACTTTTTTGGAAATAC GCCGACCAGTTTGGATGCTTTTGTTTTTGGCTATTTGGCTCCACTCCATAAAGCCAGTCTGCCGAGCGGTCAGCTTCAGCTGCACCTGAAACAGCTGCATAACCTCTGCCACTTCTGCAACGCCATCCTCCACAACCACTTCACTGATCCTGGATCTG ATGGACGATAA
- the serinc5 gene encoding serine incorporator 5, whose product MCTHCCLAQLACCCGSDACSLCCGCCPKIRQSTGTRFMYALYFMLVTVTCVVMMSPTVEMEIRDRVPFYSEMCKKLNAGENCRSLVGYSAVYKVCFGMACFFFLFCVFTIRVRTSTGCRAAIHNGFWFLKFVALLACCAGGFFLPEEEKFLEVWRYVGATGGFFFLLIQLMLLVQFAHRWNQNWTSGVEHNKLWYAALALVTLVLFSIAVGAMVFMALFYTHSEACFLNKIFLGVNSGLCVVISLLAVSPCIQTFQPTSGLLQPAIISVYVMYLTFSALASKPIEMVEQDGVNVTVCVFPFNSGSESDNKIVTGMGTAILFGCVLYSCLTSTTKRSSAALRVYRNSVQENERARCCFCCSDDTDDYDDEEKTPGGQNVMYDEREGTVYSYAYFHFVFFLGSLYVMMTVTNWFHYDNAKIERLLEGSWSVFWIKMASCWVCLFLYMWTLVAPIFFPKRFEA is encoded by the exons ATGTGCACACATTGCTGTTTGGCTCAG CTGGCCTGCTGCTGTGGCTCGGACGCCTGTTCGCTCTGCTGTGGATGCTGCCCCAAGATCAGGCAGTCCACGGGCACGCGCTTCATGTACGCACTCTACTTCATGCTGGTCACCGTCACCTGCGTCGTCATGATGTCGCCCACCGTGGAGATGGAGATACGTGATCGC GTTCCCTTCTACTCGGAGATGTGTAAGAAGCTGAACGCTGGCGAGAACTGCAGGTCTCTGGTGGGATACTCCGCTGTCTACAAAGTTTGTTTTGGCATGGCctgcttcttcttcctcttctgtgTGTTCACCATCCGTGTACGCACCAGCACCGGTTGCCGGGCAGCCATCCACAACGG ATTCTGGTTTTTGAAGTTTGTGGCTTTGCTGGCATGCTGTGCAGGAGGATTCTTTCTACCAGAAGAAGAGAAGTTTTTGGAAG tctggCGCTATGTGGGTGCTACCGGCGGGTTTTTCTTCCTCCTTATCCAGCTCATGCTCCTTGTCCAGTTTGCACACAGATGGAACCAGAACTG GACGTCGGGCGTGGAGCATAACAAACTGTGGTATGCGGCGTTGGCCCTGGTGACGCTGGTGCTCTTCTCCATAGCGGTGGGGGCCATGGTCTTCATGGccttgttctacacacacagcgAGGCCTGCTTCCTCAACAAGATCTTCCTGGGTGTTAACTCGGGTCTGTGCGTGGTCATCTCCTTGCTGGCCGTCTCGCCTTGCATCCAGACGT TCCAGCCTACCTCTGGTCTGCTCCAGCCTGCCATCATCAGCGTCTACGTCATGTACCTCACCTTCTCCGCCCTTGCCAGCAAGCCCATTGAAA tggTGGAACAGGATGGGGTGAATGTGACCGTCTGTGTCTTTCCCTTCAACTCTGGATCAGAGAGTGACAATAAGATAGTGACGGGCATGGGAACAGCCATTCTGTTTGGCTGTGTGCTTTACTCCTG TTTGACTTCTACCACCAAGCGGAGTTCAGCAGCTTTGCGAGTATACAGAAATTCTGTGCAAGAAAATGAG AGAGCACGCTGTTGTTTTTGCTGCAGTGATGATACTG ATGACTATGATGATGAGGAGAAGACTCCAGGTGGACAGAATGTTATGTATGATGAGAGAGAGGGCACAGTCTACAGCTACGCCTACTTCCACTTCGTCTTCTTTCTTGGGTCACTTTACGTCATGATGACGGTCACAAACTGGTTCCA TTATGACAACGCTAAGATCGAGCGACTGCTGGAAGGGAGCTGGTCGGTCTTCTGGATCAAGATGGCGTCCTGCTGGGTGTGTCTGTTTCTCTACATGTGGACCCTGGTGGCTCCCATATTCTTCCCAAAGAGGTTTGAAGCGTAA